In Labilibaculum sp. DW002, one DNA window encodes the following:
- a CDS encoding DNA-directed RNA polymerase subunit alpha yields the protein MAILAFQKPDKVIMLDADDRFGKFEFRPLEPGYGITIGNALRRILLSSLEGYAITTIKVQGVDHEFSTVPGVIEDVTEMILNLKQVRFKQKVEEVDSELVTVTISDQETFTAGDINKFLTGFEVLNPELVICRMDSSAKLQLDLTINKGRGYIPSVENKPVDAEFGVIPIDAIHTPIKNVKFDVENYRVEQKTDYEKLVFEITTDGSIHPKEALKEAAKILIYHFMLFSDEKITLDTDEKFANEEFDEEVLHMRQLLKTKLVDMDLSVRALNCLKAADVDTLGELVQFNRNDLLKFRNFGKKSLTELDDLLESLNLTFGMDISKYKLDKE from the coding sequence ATGGCAATATTAGCTTTCCAAAAACCGGACAAAGTTATTATGCTCGACGCTGACGATAGATTCGGAAAATTCGAATTTCGTCCATTAGAGCCAGGATATGGTATTACAATAGGTAACGCCTTAAGAAGAATTTTACTTTCTTCTCTAGAGGGGTACGCTATAACTACTATTAAGGTTCAAGGTGTTGATCATGAGTTTTCTACTGTACCAGGTGTTATTGAGGACGTAACCGAAATGATCCTGAACTTGAAACAAGTTCGGTTTAAACAAAAAGTTGAAGAAGTTGACAGCGAGTTGGTAACTGTTACCATTTCGGATCAAGAAACTTTTACAGCAGGCGATATTAACAAGTTCCTAACCGGTTTCGAAGTGTTGAATCCTGAGCTTGTGATTTGCAGAATGGATAGCTCTGCCAAATTACAATTGGATTTAACTATCAACAAAGGTCGTGGTTATATTCCTTCTGTAGAGAATAAACCTGTTGATGCTGAATTTGGAGTAATTCCAATTGATGCTATTCACACACCAATTAAGAACGTCAAGTTCGATGTTGAGAACTACCGTGTAGAGCAGAAGACTGACTATGAAAAGTTAGTATTCGAGATTACGACTGATGGTTCAATTCATCCCAAAGAGGCGTTAAAAGAAGCTGCGAAAATTCTTATTTATCACTTCATGCTATTCTCAGATGAAAAGATTACTCTTGACACTGATGAGAAATTTGCAAACGAAGAGTTTGATGAAGAAGTATTGCACATGCGTCAACTTCTTAAGACTAAATTGGTAGACATGGATCTTTCTGTTAGAGCATTGAACTGCTTGAAAGCTGCTGATGTTGATACATTAGGAGAATTAGTTCAATTCAACAGAAACGACCTATTGAAATTTAGAAACTTTGGTAAGAAGTCCTTAACCGAGCTTGATGACTTATTAGAGTCATTGAATCTTACTTTCGGTATGGATATTTCTAAGTATAAATTAGATAAGGAATAA
- the rpsD gene encoding 30S ribosomal protein S4 gives MARYIGPKSKIARKFGEPIFGPDKAFENKNYPPGQHGNSRRRSKMSEYGVQLKEKQKVKYTYGVLEKQFSNLFKKAARSKGITGEVLLQLLECRLDNVVYRLGVAPTRSAARQLVSHKHITVNGQVCNIASFSVKAGDIVGVREKSKSLIAITDSLSTARYNQASWLEWDQTSLSGKFLNIPERTEIPENIKEQLIVELYSK, from the coding sequence ATGGCTAGATATATAGGACCAAAGAGTAAAATTGCTAGAAAATTTGGAGAGCCAATTTTTGGACCTGATAAGGCATTTGAAAATAAAAACTACCCTCCAGGACAGCACGGTAATAGCCGTAGAAGATCAAAGATGTCTGAATACGGGGTTCAGTTGAAAGAGAAGCAAAAAGTAAAATACACTTATGGTGTGTTAGAAAAGCAATTCTCTAACTTATTTAAAAAGGCCGCAAGAAGTAAAGGTATTACTGGTGAAGTATTGTTACAACTCCTAGAATGTCGTTTAGATAACGTTGTTTACAGATTAGGCGTTGCTCCAACAAGATCAGCTGCTCGTCAGTTGGTAAGCCATAAACATATTACTGTAAACGGTCAGGTTTGTAATATCGCTTCATTTTCAGTAAAAGCCGGGGATATCGTAGGAGTTCGTGAAAAATCGAAGTCTTTAATTGCTATTACCGATTCTTTATCTACTGCAAGATACAACCAAGCATCTTGGTTGGAGTGGGATCAAACTTCACTTAGTGGTAAGTTTTTAAACATTCCAGAAAGAACTGAAATTCCTGAGAACATCAAGGAGCAGTTAATCGTTGAATTGTATTCTAAATAA
- the rpsK gene encoding 30S ribosomal protein S11: MAKKSVSVKKKVVKVEALGQVHIHSSFNNIIISMTNNTGQVISWSSAGKMGFRGSKKNTPYAAQQAASDCAKVAHDLGLRKVKVYVKGPGNGRESAIRAVNACGIDIAEIIDVTPLPHNGCRPPKRRRV, from the coding sequence ATGGCAAAGAAGTCAGTATCAGTTAAAAAGAAAGTTGTGAAGGTTGAAGCGCTAGGACAAGTGCACATCCACTCATCATTCAACAACATTATTATCTCAATGACCAATAACACTGGTCAGGTTATTTCTTGGTCATCGGCCGGTAAAATGGGATTTAGAGGTTCTAAGAAGAATACTCCATATGCAGCTCAACAAGCAGCATCCGATTGTGCTAAAGTTGCTCATGATCTAGGTTTGAGAAAAGTTAAAGTATACGTTAAAGGTCCAGGAAACGGACGTGAATCTGCTATCCGTGCAGTAAATGCTTGCGGAATTGATATCGCAGAAATCATCGATGTAACTCCACTACCACACAATGGTTGTAGACCACCGAAAAGACGTAGAGTATAA
- the rpsM gene encoding 30S ribosomal protein S13, producing MARIVGVDLPQNKRGVISLTYIFGIGRSAAKQILDEAGVNYDTKVKDWTDDEAGKIRQAINATFKVEGELRSLNQLNIKRLMDIGCYRGIRHRVGLPLRGQRTKNNSRTRKGKRKTVANKKKATK from the coding sequence ATGGCTAGAATTGTTGGAGTCGATTTGCCTCAAAACAAAAGAGGAGTTATTAGTTTAACTTACATCTTTGGAATTGGTAGAAGCGCCGCTAAACAAATCCTTGATGAAGCTGGTGTTAATTACGACACTAAAGTTAAGGACTGGACAGATGATGAAGCTGGAAAAATTCGTCAGGCTATTAACGCTACCTTCAAAGTAGAAGGTGAGTTGCGTTCTTTAAATCAACTGAACATTAAGCGTTTGATGGATATCGGATGTTATAGAGGAATTCGTCACCGTGTTGGTTTACCATTGCGTGGACAGAGAACTAAAAATAACTCCCGTACTAGAAAGGGTAAGAGAAAAACAGTTGCAAACAAAAAGAAAGCAACTAAATAA
- the ykgO gene encoding type B 50S ribosomal protein L36, with protein MKVRASVKKRSEDCKIVRRKGRLYVINKKNPKFKQRQG; from the coding sequence ATGAAGGTAAGAGCATCTGTAAAGAAACGTTCTGAAGATTGTAAGATCGTTAGAAGAAAAGGACGTTTGTATGTGATTAATAAAAAGAATCCTAAGTTTAAACAACGTCAAGGATAA
- the infA gene encoding translation initiation factor IF-1, translating into MAKQPSIEQDGTITEALSNAMFRVELENGHVITAHISGKMRMHYIKILPGDKVKVEMSPYDLTKGRITFRYKN; encoded by the coding sequence ATGGCTAAACAGCCTTCAATAGAACAAGACGGTACCATTACCGAAGCATTATCAAATGCAATGTTTCGCGTAGAACTTGAGAACGGACATGTGATAACAGCACATATCTCCGGGAAAATGAGAATGCACTATATTAAGATCTTGCCTGGGGATAAGGTTAAAGTGGAAATGTCACCATACGATCTTACTAAAGGGCGCATTACTTTTAGATACAAAAATTAA
- the secY gene encoding preprotein translocase subunit SecY has translation MKGLIDTLKNIWKIEDLRSRILTTLALLLVYRLGTMIVLPGIDPAHLGALKSQTADGVLGLLDMFSGGAFSNASIFALGIMPYISASIVIQLMGIAVPYFQRLQREGESGRRKINQITRYLTVVILILQAPGYLLNLHSQLPEQAFILKGAFFTASSVAILAAGSMFIMWLGEKITDKGIGNGISIIIMIGIIARLPFNFVAELGSRLEGQGGGLILLVLEIVILFVVFALTILLVQGTRKIPVQYAKRIVGNKQYGGVRQYIPLKVNAAGVMPIIFAQAIMFLPMAFVNYASSDSLSGVAAALSNYTGFYYNALFFVMIVLFTYFYTAITVNPTQMAEDMKKNGGFIPGVKPGKKTVDFLDTVMSRITLPGSLFLGWVAIMPAFAMLAGINSGFAQFFGGTSLLILVGVVLDTLQQIESHLLMRHYDGLMKSGRIKGKSPAGAAAY, from the coding sequence ATGAAAGGTTTAATAGATACATTGAAGAACATCTGGAAGATTGAAGATTTAAGATCAAGAATCTTAACAACTTTAGCTCTTCTATTGGTTTACCGTTTAGGTACCATGATAGTGTTGCCGGGGATAGACCCAGCTCACTTAGGCGCGTTAAAATCTCAAACTGCTGATGGAGTACTCGGTTTGTTAGATATGTTTTCAGGCGGAGCATTTTCGAATGCCTCAATTTTTGCCCTAGGAATCATGCCTTACATCTCTGCATCTATCGTTATCCAGTTAATGGGAATTGCTGTACCTTACTTTCAGCGTTTACAACGTGAAGGTGAGAGCGGTCGACGTAAAATCAATCAGATTACACGTTACCTAACCGTCGTTATTCTTATTCTTCAAGCACCAGGATATTTATTAAACCTACATTCGCAATTGCCTGAACAAGCTTTCATTTTGAAAGGCGCTTTCTTTACAGCATCTTCAGTGGCTATTCTTGCAGCCGGATCAATGTTTATCATGTGGTTGGGTGAAAAGATTACAGACAAAGGGATTGGAAACGGTATTTCTATCATCATCATGATTGGTATTATTGCTCGTTTACCATTTAACTTTGTAGCTGAACTTGGATCAAGATTAGAAGGACAAGGTGGTGGATTAATTCTACTAGTTCTTGAAATCGTAATTTTGTTTGTTGTTTTTGCTCTTACTATTCTTTTAGTACAGGGTACAAGAAAGATTCCGGTACAGTATGCTAAGCGTATTGTTGGGAATAAGCAATATGGTGGTGTTCGTCAGTACATTCCTTTAAAAGTGAATGCAGCTGGTGTTATGCCAATCATCTTTGCTCAGGCTATTATGTTCTTGCCAATGGCATTTGTGAACTATGCGAGTTCAGATTCATTATCAGGAGTTGCTGCTGCTTTAAGTAACTACACAGGATTTTATTACAATGCTTTGTTCTTTGTAATGATTGTGCTGTTCACTTATTTTTACACGGCTATTACAGTTAATCCAACGCAAATGGCTGAGGATATGAAGAAAAACGGTGGTTTTATTCCAGGTGTTAAACCAGGTAAGAAAACTGTTGACTTCTTAGATACTGTAATGTCTCGAATCACTTTACCAGGATCATTATTCTTAGGTTGGGTTGCAATTATGCCTGCCTTTGCAATGTTAGCTGGTATTAATAGTGGTTTTGCACAATTCTTTGGAGGTACTTCATTATTGATTTTAGTAGGTGTTGTTTTGGATACTCTGCAACAAATCGAAAGTCATCTATTGATGCGTCATTACGATGGTTTGATGAAGTCTGGAAGAATTAAAGGTAAATCTCCGGCAGGAGCTGCTGCTTATTAA
- the rplO gene encoding 50S ribosomal protein L15 has translation MDLSNLKPAAGSVKTNKRIGRGQGSGRGGTSTKGHKGQKSRSGYSKKVGFEGGQMPLQRRVPKFGFKNINRVEYKAINVEVLQVLAEKNNLTTIDVEVLVNAGMCSKNDKVKVLGNGVLSAKLEVKAHAFSKSAQAAIEKVEGTVVKL, from the coding sequence ATGGACTTAAGTAACTTAAAACCCGCAGCTGGCTCTGTTAAGACAAATAAAAGAATTGGTCGCGGTCAAGGATCTGGTAGAGGTGGTACCTCTACCAAAGGTCATAAAGGACAAAAGTCAAGATCTGGATACTCGAAGAAAGTTGGTTTTGAAGGTGGTCAAATGCCTTTGCAACGTCGAGTTCCTAAGTTTGGATTTAAGAACATTAATAGAGTTGAATACAAAGCTATTAATGTTGAAGTATTGCAAGTATTAGCTGAGAAAAACAACCTTACTACAATTGATGTAGAAGTTTTAGTTAACGCAGGAATGTGTAGCAAAAACGACAAAGTCAAAGTTTTAGGTAATGGTGTATTATCTGCTAAGCTTGAAGTTAAAGCTCATGCGTTCTCGAAATCAGCTCAAGCAGCGATTGAAAAAGTAGAGGGAACTGTTGTTAAATTGTAA
- the rpmD gene encoding 50S ribosomal protein L30: MAKIKITQVKSKIGSNARQKKTLEALGLKKINGTVEHEATPQIKGMVAKVSHLVTVEE, translated from the coding sequence ATGGCTAAGATTAAAATTACCCAAGTTAAGAGTAAAATTGGTAGTAACGCTCGCCAGAAGAAAACTTTAGAAGCATTGGGATTGAAAAAGATCAATGGTACTGTTGAGCATGAGGCTACACCTCAAATTAAAGGAATGGTTGCAAAGGTGAGTCACCTAGTTACCGTTGAAGAATAA
- the rpsE gene encoding 30S ribosomal protein S5, with the protein MADKNIKTSDAELKDKLVAINRVTKVTKGGRTFSFSAIVVVGNENGLVGWGLGKANEVTTAISKGVDAAKKNLIKVPVLKGTIPHEQLARFGGAEVFIKPASHGTGVKAGGAMRAVLESVGVTDVLAKSKGSSNPHNLVKATIEALGELRDAHTVADQRGVSLDKVFNG; encoded by the coding sequence ATGGCAGATAAGAATATTAAGACTAGCGACGCAGAACTTAAGGATAAACTGGTTGCAATTAATCGTGTTACTAAGGTAACAAAAGGTGGACGTACTTTTAGCTTTTCAGCAATTGTAGTTGTTGGAAACGAGAATGGTTTAGTAGGTTGGGGGCTTGGAAAAGCAAACGAGGTTACTACAGCTATCTCAAAAGGTGTTGACGCTGCTAAGAAAAATTTGATTAAGGTTCCAGTACTTAAAGGAACTATTCCTCACGAGCAACTTGCACGTTTTGGTGGAGCAGAGGTTTTTATTAAGCCTGCTTCTCATGGTACCGGGGTAAAAGCTGGTGGTGCAATGCGTGCCGTACTTGAGAGTGTTGGTGTTACTGATGTACTTGCAAAGTCAAAAGGATCATCAAACCCTCATAACCTTGTGAAAGCTACTATTGAAGCTCTTGGAGAACTAAGAGATGCACATACTGTAGCTGATCAAAGAGGTGTTTCATTAGATAAAGTGTTTAACGGTTAA
- the rplR gene encoding 50S ribosomal protein L18, whose product MALTKRERRLRIKRRVRKSISGTAERPRMSVFRSNKQISVQIIDDVTGKTILSISSLVKEIAEKNGNKSEQAEFVGQAIAEKAATAGISEVVFDRNGYLYHGRIKSLADAARKGGLKF is encoded by the coding sequence ATGGCTTTAACTAAGCGCGAAAGAAGACTTAGAATTAAAAGAAGAGTTCGTAAGTCAATTTCTGGAACTGCCGAAAGACCAAGAATGTCAGTTTTTCGTTCAAATAAGCAGATTTCAGTACAGATTATAGATGATGTTACTGGGAAAACCATATTATCTATTTCATCTCTAGTAAAAGAAATTGCTGAGAAGAATGGTAATAAATCAGAGCAAGCAGAATTCGTAGGGCAAGCAATTGCTGAGAAAGCTGCTACTGCAGGTATTTCTGAAGTAGTGTTTGATAGAAATGGTTACTTATACCATGGTAGAATTAAATCTTTAGCGGACGCTGCTCGTAAAGGTGGCCTTAAATTTTAA
- the rplF gene encoding 50S ribosomal protein L6, whose protein sequence is MSRIGKLPIVLPAGIEVKVNKDNSVVVKGPKGELTQQVNPVIKVTVEENSIVLERPTDQKPHKAMHGLYRSLISNMVVGVTEGYKTEQELVGVGYRATSKGQILELALGFSHLIHMEIAPEVKVTAVTDKRANPIITLESCDKQLIGQVAAKIRSFRKPEPYKGKGVKFVGEQLRRKAGKSAGK, encoded by the coding sequence ATGTCAAGAATTGGAAAATTACCTATCGTTTTGCCTGCCGGAATTGAAGTAAAGGTAAACAAAGATAATTCAGTGGTGGTTAAAGGGCCTAAAGGTGAATTAACCCAACAGGTTAATCCTGTAATCAAAGTAACTGTTGAAGAAAACTCTATCGTTTTAGAGCGTCCAACGGATCAGAAGCCTCATAAAGCAATGCATGGTCTTTATCGTTCATTAATCAGCAACATGGTTGTTGGTGTAACTGAAGGGTACAAAACTGAGCAAGAGCTTGTAGGTGTAGGTTACCGTGCGACTTCTAAAGGTCAGATCTTAGAGTTGGCTCTAGGTTTCTCTCACTTGATTCATATGGAGATTGCACCAGAAGTTAAAGTAACTGCTGTTACTGACAAGCGTGCTAATCCAATTATTACTCTTGAGAGTTGCGATAAGCAATTGATTGGACAGGTTGCTGCAAAGATTCGTTCTTTCAGAAAACCTGAGCCGTATAAAGGAAAAGGTGTTAAATTTGTTGGAGAGCAGCTAAGAAGAAAAGCTGGTAAATCTGCGGGTAAATAA
- the rpsH gene encoding 30S ribosomal protein S8, whose amino-acid sequence MTDPIADFLTRLRNAIMANHRVVEIPASNVKKEMTKILKDKGYILNYKFEDDGLQGKIKIALKYHPESKIPAIKDLKRVSKPGLRKYCGATELPRVLNGLGIAILSTSQGVMTDKEARQKHVGGEVLCFVY is encoded by the coding sequence ATGACAGATCCAATAGCAGATTTTCTTACGCGTTTAAGAAATGCAATTATGGCTAACCACAGAGTGGTTGAAATTCCTGCATCAAACGTAAAAAAGGAAATGACAAAAATTCTTAAGGATAAAGGATATATCCTTAATTACAAATTTGAGGATGATGGTTTGCAAGGCAAAATTAAAATTGCTTTGAAATATCATCCAGAGTCTAAGATTCCAGCAATTAAGGATCTTAAGCGTGTCTCTAAGCCAGGTTTAAGAAAATATTGTGGAGCTACTGAATTACCTCGCGTACTTAACGGTTTAGGTATTGCTATCCTTTCTACTTCTCAGGGAGTAATGACAGATAAGGAAGCACGCCAAAAGCACGTTGGTGGTGAAGTATTGTGTTTCGTTTACTAA
- the rpsN gene encoding 30S ribosomal protein S14: MAKESMKAREVKRQKLVEKYAAKRAKLKEEGDYIGLSRLPKNSSPVRLHNRCKLTGRPKGYMRQFGLSRITFREMAHSGLIPGVKKASW, from the coding sequence ATGGCTAAAGAATCAATGAAAGCTCGCGAAGTTAAGCGTCAAAAGTTAGTAGAAAAGTACGCTGCTAAAAGAGCTAAATTAAAAGAGGAAGGTGACTACATCGGTCTTAGTCGTTTACCTAAAAATTCTTCACCTGTTAGATTACATAACAGATGTAAGTTAACTGGTCGTCCTAAGGGATACATGAGACAGTTCGGTTTAAGTCGTATCACTTTCCGTGAGATGGCTCATTCAGGATTAATCCCAGGTGTTAAGAAGGCAAGTTGGTAA
- the rplE gene encoding 50S ribosomal protein L5, whose product MSYIPSLRKQYTEEVVPALVKEFNYKSVMQVPRLTKIVLNQGVGQAIADKKVLEFSLNELTSITGQKAVSTLSSKDISNFKLRKGMPIGTTVTLRRERMYEFLEKLIRVALPRIRDFKGINSKLDGRGNYTLGIEEQIIFPEIILDEVNKIMGMNITFVTSANTDEEAYALLKEFGLPFKNIKK is encoded by the coding sequence ATGAGTTATATACCATCTCTTAGAAAACAGTATACAGAAGAAGTTGTTCCAGCTTTAGTGAAGGAATTTAACTACAAATCTGTAATGCAAGTTCCTAGATTAACGAAGATAGTACTTAATCAAGGTGTTGGACAAGCAATTGCTGACAAAAAAGTTTTAGAGTTCTCATTGAATGAATTAACTTCAATCACTGGACAGAAAGCTGTATCAACTCTATCAAGTAAAGATATTTCTAACTTTAAGTTACGTAAGGGTATGCCAATTGGTACTACTGTTACATTACGCCGCGAGCGCATGTACGAATTTCTTGAGAAATTAATTCGTGTTGCTTTGCCACGTATACGTGACTTCAAAGGTATTAATAGTAAGCTTGATGGACGTGGAAACTATACATTAGGTATTGAAGAGCAAATCATTTTCCCTGAAATCATTCTTGATGAAGTGAATAAGATTATGGGTATGAATATTACCTTTGTTACTTCAGCAAATACCGATGAAGAAGCCTACGCTCTTTTGAAAGAATTTGGATTACCATTTAAAAACATTAAAAAGTAA
- the rplX gene encoding 50S ribosomal protein L24, translating to MRKKLHIKKGDTVIVNAGESKGQEGKVLEVLVDKQRAIVEGVNMMSKHTKPNAANPQGGIIKQEAPIHISNLNVKDPSTGAATRIGRKLNDNNKLVRYAKKSGEEIK from the coding sequence ATGCGAAAAAAGTTACATATTAAAAAGGGTGATACCGTAATTGTAAACGCAGGGGAATCTAAAGGCCAGGAAGGTAAAGTATTAGAAGTTCTTGTTGACAAGCAACGTGCGATCGTTGAAGGTGTTAACATGATGTCTAAACATACTAAACCTAACGCAGCTAACCCTCAAGGCGGTATTATTAAGCAAGAGGCTCCTATTCACATTTCAAATTTGAATGTGAAGGATCCTTCTACCGGGGCAGCGACCCGTATTGGTAGAAAATTGAATGACAATAACAAATTAGTTAGATACGCTAAAAAGTCAGGGGAGGAGATTAAGTAA
- the rplN gene encoding 50S ribosomal protein L14 — MIQTESRLLVADNSGAKEVLCIRVLGGTKKRYASIGDKIVVTVKNSIPGSEMKKGTVTKAVVVRVKKEIRRNDGSYIRFDDNACVLLNTAEEMRGTRIFGPVARELRETNMKIVSLAPEVL; from the coding sequence ATGATACAAACAGAAAGTAGACTATTAGTAGCTGATAACAGCGGAGCCAAAGAAGTTCTTTGTATCCGTGTGTTAGGCGGAACCAAGAAACGTTATGCCTCAATTGGCGATAAGATTGTGGTTACCGTTAAGAACTCAATCCCAGGTTCCGAAATGAAAAAAGGAACAGTAACAAAAGCTGTTGTTGTTCGTGTAAAAAAAGAGATTAGAAGAAATGATGGGTCTTATATCCGCTTTGACGATAATGCTTGTGTGTTATTGAATACAGCAGAAGAGATGAGAGGAACCCGTATTTTTGGACCTGTTGCAAGAGAACTACGTGAAACAAACATGAAGATCGTATCTCTAGCACCAGAAGTATTATAA
- the rpsQ gene encoding 30S ribosomal protein S17, protein MERNLRKERIGVVVSDKMDKTITVAVHTKEKHPIYGKFVNKTKKYTAHDEENTCNEGDTVKIMETRPLSKNKTWRLVELIERAK, encoded by the coding sequence ATGGAAAGAAACCTTAGAAAAGAACGTATCGGGGTAGTGGTAAGCGACAAAATGGATAAAACCATTACTGTTGCAGTTCACACTAAAGAAAAACACCCTATTTACGGAAAGTTCGTGAACAAGACTAAGAAATATACTGCTCACGACGAAGAAAACACCTGCAATGAAGGTGATACCGTAAAGATCATGGAGACCCGACCTTTGAGTAAAAATAAGACTTGGAGATTAGTTGAACTTATTGAAAGAGCTAAGTAA
- the rpmC gene encoding 50S ribosomal protein L29 gives MKNSEIKELTTQEIVEKLDAERSALTRFNLNHAISPLENPLQIKETRRNIAKLMTEKRQRQLTEK, from the coding sequence ATGAAGAATTCGGAAATTAAAGAGTTAACAACACAGGAAATAGTAGAAAAGTTGGACGCTGAAAGATCAGCATTAACTCGCTTCAACCTAAATCACGCTATTTCACCTTTGGAGAATCCTTTACAAATCAAGGAAACCAGACGTAATATTGCAAAATTAATGACGGAAAAGCGTCAGAGGCAATTAACTGAAAAGTAA
- the rplP gene encoding 50S ribosomal protein L16: MLQPKRTKFRRQQKGRMKGNAQRGTELAFGSFGIKSLETKWLTGRQIEAARVAVTRYMQRQGQLWIRVFPDKPITKKPAEVRMGKGKGSPEGFVAPVSPGRMLFECEGVPFEVAKEALRLAAQKLPVTTKFVVRRDYVENSND, translated from the coding sequence ATGTTACAACCAAAAAGGACTAAATTTAGGAGACAACAAAAGGGAAGAATGAAAGGTAACGCACAGCGCGGAACTGAATTAGCATTCGGATCTTTTGGAATTAAATCACTTGAAACAAAGTGGTTAACAGGTCGCCAGATTGAAGCTGCTCGTGTTGCAGTAACCCGATATATGCAAAGACAAGGTCAACTGTGGATCAGAGTATTCCCGGATAAGCCTATCACTAAGAAGCCTGCAGAGGTACGTATGGGTAAAGGTAAGGGTTCACCAGAAGGATTCGTTGCTCCTGTTTCACCAGGAAGAATGTTATTCGAGTGTGAAGGTGTACCTTTTGAAGTAGCAAAAGAGGCTTTACGTCTTGCTGCTCAAAAATTGCCTGTTACTACAAAGTTTGTCGTAAGACGTGATTATGTTGAAAATTCAAATGATTAA
- the rpsC gene encoding 30S ribosomal protein S3, with protein MGQKVNPIGNRLGIIRGWDSNWFGGKNYGEKLVEDTKLRKYLNARLAKASISKIIIERTLKLITITINTARPGIIIGKGGQEVDKLKEELKKITDKEVQINIFEIKRPELDAVIVANNIARQIEGRIAYRRATKMAIASTMRMGAEGIKIQISGRLNGAEMARSEMYKEGRTPLHTLRANIDYCLAEALTTYGLLGIKVWICKGEIYGKPDLTPNAGLRDARAPKGGKSGFNRRKKK; from the coding sequence ATGGGACAAAAAGTAAATCCAATAGGGAATCGACTAGGAATCATCAGAGGATGGGATTCTAACTGGTTTGGTGGAAAAAACTACGGTGAGAAGCTTGTTGAAGATACAAAACTTCGTAAGTATCTAAATGCTCGTTTAGCAAAAGCAAGTATTTCTAAAATCATAATTGAAAGAACTCTTAAACTAATCACTATTACTATCAACACTGCACGACCTGGTATTATTATCGGTAAAGGTGGTCAGGAAGTAGATAAGTTGAAAGAAGAGTTGAAGAAGATTACTGACAAAGAAGTACAAATTAACATCTTTGAAATTAAGCGTCCTGAGTTGGATGCCGTAATCGTCGCTAATAATATTGCTCGTCAAATTGAAGGTCGTATCGCCTACAGAAGAGCAACTAAGATGGCCATTGCTTCTACAATGAGAATGGGTGCTGAAGGAATTAAGATTCAAATCTCAGGCCGTTTGAATGGAGCAGAGATGGCACGTTCTGAAATGTATAAAGAAGGACGTACTCCTCTTCACACTTTAAGAGCAAATATTGATTACTGTTTAGCTGAAGCTTTAACAACTTATGGCTTACTAGGAATCAAAGTTTGGATCTGTAAAGGTGAGATTTATGGGAAACCAGATTTAACTCCAAATGCTGGATTGCGCGATGCTCGTGCACCAAAAGGTGGAAAATCAGGTTTTAATAGAAGAAAAAAGAAGTAG